In Phragmites australis chromosome 16, lpPhrAust1.1, whole genome shotgun sequence, one DNA window encodes the following:
- the LOC133895109 gene encoding uncharacterized protein LOC133895109 — protein sequence MAHLVVAREESGGGEVGTKMWSAPPTARYPPPKRRAVSARRRFPPGCGRDAAALLAGANDGSPFGDARADGGSAPPQKTDAASAPLAGSKDGVLLEAFSPTAAPGALGKVIAADGAGTMADGGCHGLEAGVAKSSEASGRNGSQGIARSGSQQLVPAMRLLPKPTMVSAKRPLRPGCGRVSAKVMNKSGRSSCNVVAESLAEDPSKKYLRGKKVSESPRMDRASYDVPAGVSGSGKGSMMRSKVMLTPREVVEPTKVTQGKEVATVRGSFGPRKKEKVKDSAHLLIKVASARTLGNKEILNDKMVFYLEDDDILEALAVQEGKLELYVNSSSAVPSMRCQRQYGIQNPDARSKVKMMRKRFEFIWRSLAKAVEQHSLMVRRIDFAAGKAIKKLPGFTKHGPIVGKVPGVEIGDEFLYRVELAIVGLHRPYQGGIDTTKDRNGVLIAISIVASGGYPDELSCSGELIYIGSGGKPAGKKDDEDQKLERGNLALKNCIETKTPVRVIHGFKCQNREEGIHLRAKEISTFTYDGLYHVVGWQRAGQRGSKVFKYELQRIPGQPELPHCSKTAIMR from the coding sequence ATGGCCCATTTGGTGGTAGCAAGGGAGGAGAGCGGAGGCGGCGAGGTTGGGACGAAGATGTGGTCGGCGCCGCCGACCGCGCGCTACCCGCCGCCCAAGCGGAGGGCGGTGTCCGCGAGGCGCCGCTTCCCACCCGGCTGCGGGAGGGACGCGGCCGCTCTGCTCGCCGGCGCCAACGACGGCTCGCCGTTCGGAGATGCACGCGCTGACGGTGGTTCTGCTCCACCGCAGAAGACGGATGCCGCTTCTGCTCCTCTCGCGGGCAGCAAGGACGGTGTGCTGTTGGAAGCGTTTTCTCCCACCGCTGCTCCCGGTGCGCTGGGTAAGGTGATTGCTGCGGATGGTGCTGGTACAATGGCGGACGGCGGTTGTCATGGTCTAGAGGCTGGGGTGGCGAAATCATCAGAGGCTTCGGGCCGGAATGGTTCACAAGGTATCGCACGGAGTGGTTCACAACAGTTGGTACCAGCCATGCGTTTGCTACCAAAGCCGACAATGGTTTCTGCCAAGCGTCCCTTGCGGCCTGGGTGCGGGAGGGTTTCTGCCAAGGTGATGAACAAGTCTGGTAGGAGTTCATGCAATGTTGTTGCTGAATCTTTGGCTGAAGATCCTTCGAAAAAATATCTGAGGGGCAAGAAAGTGTCTGAGAGTCCTAGGATGGACAGGGCATCTTATGATGTTCCAGCGGGAGTGTCTGGCTCTGGAAAAGGTAGTATGATGAGAAGTAAGGTCATGTTAACACCTCGAGAAGTAGTAGAACCTACCAAAGTGACACAGGGAAAGGAGGTTGCCACAGTTAGGGGCTCCTTTGGCCccaggaagaaggagaaggtaAAAGATTCAGCTCATCTTCTGATAAAGGTTGCCTCTGCACGCACATTGGGTAACAAGGAGATACTGAATGATAAGATGGTTTTCTACTTGGAAGATGATGACATTTTGGAGGCACTAGCTGTTCAAGAAGGAAAGCTTGAATTGTACGTCAATAGTTCCTCAGCTGTTCCTTCTATGAGGTGCCAAAGGCAATATGGAATCCAGAATCCGGATGCTAGGAGCAAAGTCAAGATGATGCGCAAGAGGTTTGAGTTTATATGGAGGAGTCTAGCAAAAGCTGTGGAGCAGCACTCATTGATGGTTAGGAGAATTGACTTTGCAGCAGGTAAAGCGATCAAGAAATTGCCGGGCTTTACCAAACATGGTCCTATTGTGGGAAAAGTTCCTGGAGTTGAAATTGGTGATGAATTTCTATATAGAGTTGAGCTGGCCATTGTTGGCCTCCACCGTCCATACCAGGGAGGCATTGACACAACCAAAGATAGAAATGGCGTGCTTATTGCCATAAGCATTGTTGCTTCTGGAGGTTATCCTGATGAATTGTCTTGCTCAGGTGAATTAATATACATCGGTTCTGGGGGAAAGCCTGCTGGTAAGAAGGATGATGAGGATCAAAAGCTTGAGCGTGGGAACCTTGCCTTGAAGAATTGCATCGAAACGAAGACTCCTGTCAGGGTGATTCATGGCTTTAAATGTCAGAATAGAGAGGAAGGCATCCATTTGAGAGCCAAAGAAATCTCAACCTTCACGTATGATGGGCTGTATCATGTGGTGGGATGGCAGAGAGCAGGCCAACGAGGATCAAAGGTGTTTAAGTACGAGTTACAAAGGATTCCTGGGCAACCAGAACTGCCCCATTGCAGCAAAACTGCGATCATGCGTTGA
- the LOC133895724 gene encoding pre-mRNA cleavage factor Im 25 kDa subunit 1, whose product MGLEMEEVAAPTAVAAAAREQGVEIYPLSRYYFGAKDASGYPRGVETAADRALRLKANFAAHGLRTSVHGVLLVDLFDHPHVLLLQVRNSSFVLPGGRLRPGEEDVQGLKRKLSSKLSVVDDGQATSEDVDDWQIGECIGMWWRSEFEAVPFPYLPPNFRTPKECIKLFLIRLPMSRQFIVPRNMKLLAVPLSQLHNNAQVYGPIISGIPNLLSKFSFNVISD is encoded by the exons ATGGGGCTCGAGATGGAGGAGGTGGCTGCGCCTacggcagtggcggcggcggcaagggagCAAGGGGTGGAGATATACCCGCTCAGCCGCTACTACTTCGGCGCCAAGGACGCCTCTGGCTATCCCCGCGGCGTCGAGACGGCCGCCGACCGCGCTCTTCGGCTCAAGGCCAA CTTCGCGGCTCACGGGCTCCGGACCAGCGTCCACGGCGTCCTCCTG GTGGATCTGTTTGATCATCCCCACGTGTTGCTGCTGCAAGTCCGGAACTCCTCTTTCGTGCTCCCGGGAGGCCGCCTGAGGCCCGGAGAGGAAG ATGTCCAAGGGCTCAAGCGCAAACTCTCGAGCAAGCTATCAGTTGTCGACGACGGCCAGGCCACTTCTGAAGATGTGGACGACTGGCAG ATTGGGGAGTGCATTGGGATGTGGTGGAGATCTGAATTCGAGGCCGTTCCATTTCCATACTTGCCTCCGAACTTTCGCACTCCGaag GAATGCATCAAGCTGTTCCTCATTAGGCTGCCGATGTCTCGGCAGTTCATCGTGCCGAGGAACATGAAGCTGCTGGCCGTGCCTCTGTCCCAGCTTCATAACAACGCCCAG GTTTATGGTCCAATCATATCTGGGATTCCAAACCTGCTGTCCAAGTTCTCCTTCAACGTCATCAGCGACTGA